ACGTGAACCTGGCGACGCCGGCCCGGTTGGCGGAGGCGGGGACGGCGGCCTGCCGGCGCCCGCCGGCGGGCGCCGGCAGGCCGCGGCTCGTGTACGTGGACGGGGTGCTGGACGCGGTGGTGTTGCCGGACGGCCGGTGGCGGTGGCTGGATCGCGCCGAGTTCCGGCACCTGCTCGGCCTGGGCGGCCGGGGCCGCGGGACTGCGCGGTGCGGGTCCGCGACGGCGGGCGCCGGTCCAGACGCCGGGGCGGGCGGCCCGGCGCGAAGCGCTGGCGCCGGGCCTGACGAGGCCACGGGGACGGTCGACCGGGCCGCGTGGATCGCCGCCGCGCGCCGCCTGGCCGTCCGGTTGGCGAGGGACGCGCAGGCCTTCGTGGCCGGGCTCGTCCCGTGGGACGATCTGGAACGGGCCCTCGACGGGGCCGGGACGGTCCCGGTGGCGCCTGGTGCGGACCACCGCCAGCCTGGGACGGCGGGCCGGGAGCGGGCCCCGGGCTAGGGGACCGGCCGCCGCGCGGGACGGCGCCCCCGCGCCCGCGGCGGCCGGCTCGGGAGCACACCGTAGCGGGGAGGATGGGCGTGGTCCGCAGCATGACGGGGTTTGGGCGCGCCAGCGCCCAATCGGGGCAGTACCGGCTGGGGGTGGAGGTCCGCACGGTCAACCACCGCTTTCTCGACGTGGCCGTGCGACTCCCGCGGGAGTACGCCGGCCTCGAAGAGAGGATCCGGCGTGCGGTGGCGCAGCACATCGAACGCGGGCGTGTCGACGTGTCCGTGCGCGTGGATCGCCTGACATCGCCCGTCAGGGCGATTCACGTTGACAGGGAACTGGCGCACGCGTATTATGAGGCGTTGAAGGAGCTGCGGCGGTCCTTGCGCCTGCCGGGCAGCATCGACGTCGACATGCTGCTCGGCCTCCCCGACATCCTGCGGGTGGAGCATGCCGAGGACGACGTGGATGCCCTGTGGGGCGACCTGGAGCCGGCCCTGGCCGAGGCGCTGGGACAGGTGGTCGCCATGCGCGAGGCCGAGGGCCGCGTCCTCACCCGCGACCTGGAAGAACGCGCCGCCCGGGTGGAGCGCCAGGTGGAGGCCATCGCGGGGCGGGCGCCGGCGGTGGTGGAGGCCTATCACCGGCGACTGCAGGCCCGGCTCGAGGAGTGGGGCCTCCAGGCCGTCGACCCCCAGCGGATCGCCGCCGAGGTGGCGTTGATGGCCGAGCGCAGCGACATCAGCGAGGAGTGCGTCCGGCTGCGCAGCCACTGCCGTCAGTTCCGGGCGCTGCTGGCGGGGGGCGGTCCGGTGGGACGGCGCCTGGAGTTCCTGCTGCAGGAGATGCACCGCGAGATCACCACCATCGGGGCCAAGGCCGGGGACCTGGAGATCGCGGGTCGGGTGGTCGACGTGAAGGCCGAGCTGGAGAAGATGCGGGAGCAGGTGCAGAACGTGGAGTGACGGGGGAGCGGGGGCATGGCCGGGACACCGGCCCCGGGGGGCCGGGTTCGTCCGAAGGGGCCGGGTCCGCCCGAGGGGGCGATGCGCGGCGGGTGGGGCGGCCGGTCGCGGTCGCCCAGGGCGGCGGTGCCGCGCGGTGCGGCGCGGCGGAGGCCGGAGCGAAGCACGAGGGTCGGGAGACCCACATCGGCAGCACGAGGGTCGGGAGACCCACGAGGGTCAGGAGACCCGGTCGCAAGGCGGGCGGGAAGGGAAGGGACGGTTCGTCCATGGACATCAAGCTGGTCAACATCGGCTTCGGCAACATCGTCTCGGCCCATCGCATCGTCGCCATCGTCAGCCCGGAGTCCGCGCCCATCAAGCGCATGGTCAGCGAGGCGCGCGACGACGGGCGGCTCATCGACGCGACCTACGGGCGACGGACGCGGGCGGTGATCATCGCCGACAGCAACCACATCATCCTGTCGGCCGTCCAGCCCGAGACGGTGGCCCATCGCCTGCTCAGCGCGCGTGAGGGCGAGTGAGGGAGGCCATGGAAGCGGGCCGAAGGGATGCCGCCCGGACCGGCCGGCGCCGCAGCGACGGCGATCCCTGGCCGGGCTTGATGATCGTCCTCTCCGCACCCTCGGGGGCCGGCAAGGGCACGATCCGCGAACGGCTGCAGCAGCGCCTGCCCGATCTGCTCTACGCCGTCTCGGTGACCACCCGGCCGCGGCGGCCCCACGAGGTGGACGGCGTGGACTACCACTTCGTGACGCCCGAGGAGTTCCAGCGGCTGGTGGAGGCCGGCGAGCTGGTGGAGTGGGCGCGGGTCTACGGCAACTACTACGGCACGCCCCGGGAGCCCATGGAGACCTGGCTCCGCGAGGGCCGCGACGTGATCTGCGAGAAGGACGTCCAGGGCGCCCTCAAGCTGATGGACATCTACCCCGAGGCGGTGTATATCTTTGCGATGCCGCCGTCGCTGGCGGAGCTCAAGCGGCGGCTGGAACGGCGGGGCACCGAATCCCCGGAGGCCAGGCGCCAGCGGCTGGCCAGCGCCGACATGGAGATGGCCTGCGTCGACCGGTACGACTACGTGGTGGTCAACGACGACCCGGACCGGGCCGCCGACGACATCCTGGCCATCATCCGGGCCGAGAAGCTGCGGGCCCGCCGGCAGCGGCACCTGGTGGAGCAGGTGCGGGCGGGCGGGCGCATCGGCGGCTAGCGGGCCGTGGTGCGGGGCAGCGGTCGGTCAGCCGCCCGCAACCTGGCCCGGGCGGCCGACGCGGGCCACGGGCGGCGGGTGGAGCTGCGGGCATGCCTACCGTCGTGGGCGGGTCCGTCGGCCAAGGGGGCCGCGGGGGGTCGGGCAAGGGCCGGCTCCGCGGCCGGCAGTCCGGTGCACGAGGCCGTCACCGCGTCCCGGGACCGCTCGGGCAGCGGCCGGTCCGGGGCGGGAGAGGGAAAGGGGGACGAAGGGGCGATGGAGCGTCAGAAGCGGGGCGAGTCTCCCCGGGTCACCCTGGACGAGTTGCTGGAGAAGGTGGACAGCAAGTACACCCTGGTCGTCCTGGCCGCGCGGCGTGCCCGTCAGCTGGTGGACGGCGCGGAGCCGGTGGTCGAGTCCCAGGCGGCCAAGCCGGTCACGGTGGCCCTGGAGGAGCTGGCGGCGGGCAAGCTCTCCTACGTGCCGGGCAAGGCGGGCATCAAGTGAGATGGCGCCGGGGGAGGGGACGCCGCACGCCAGCCCCCTGGCCGAGCGGCGGGTGATCCTCGGGGTGTCGGGCGGGATCGCCGCCTACAAGGCGGCAGAGCTGGCCCGCCGTCTGCAGGAGCGGGGGGCCCGGGTGGTGACGATCCTGACCGCCGGGGCCGCCCGCTTCGTCACGCCCTTGACCTTCGCCGCCCTCACCCATGAGCCGGTCTACACCGCCGACGACCTCTGGACGCCGCGACGCGGCGTGGAGCACGTGCGCCTGGCCGACGAGGCCGACCTGGTGATCGTGGCGCCGGCCACCGCGCACCTGCTGGGCCAGCTGGCGGCGGGGATGGCCGGCGACCTCCTCACCACGGTGATCCTGGCCACCGGCCTGCGGGTGCCGGTGCTGCTGGCGCCGGCGATGAACAGCCACATGTGGGCGCACCCGGCGGTCCAGGCCAACGTGGCGCGGCTGCGGGCGTGGGGATACCGGGTCATGGATCCGGAGCACGGCCCGTTGGCGGAGGGGTACGCCGGGGTCGGGCGCATGCCCGAGCCGGCCGCCATCGTCGCGCGGGCCGAGGCCCTGTTGGCGGCGCGTCGCGACCTGGAGGGCCGGACGGTGCTGGTCACCGCCGGTCCGACGCGGGAGCCCCTGGACCCCATCCGCTTCCTGAGCAACCGCTCGTCCGGCAAGATGGGCTTCGCCCTGGCCGAGGCGGCCCGCGACCGCGGCGCCCGGGTGGTCCTGGTGACCGGTCCCGTCCACCTCCCCGACCCCGCCGGGGTGCAGGTAATCCGGGTGGAGACGGCGGCCCAGATGCTGGAGGCGGTGCTGCGCCACGCGCCGGCGGCCGACGCGGTCATCAAGGCGGCGGCCGTCGCCGACTTCCGGCCGGCTCGCCCGGCGGCCCACAAGATCAAGAAGGAGGCGGGGGCGCCGGTGGTGGAGCTGGAGCCGACGCCCGACATCCTCAAGGAGCTGGGGCGCCGCAAGGCGCCGGGCCAGGTGCTGGTCGGGTTCGCCGCCGAGACCCAGGACCTGCTGGAGAACGCCAACCGCAAGATCCGGGAGAAGAACCTGGATCTGATCGTCCTCAACGACGTGACCCAGCCCGGCGCCGGGTTCGAGGTCGACACCAACATCGTCACCCTGGTCTACCGCGACGGTCGCCACGAGGCGCTGCCGCCCATGCCGAAGCGCCAGGTGGCCGACGCCATCCTGGACCGGCTGCCTTGGCCACGCGTCCGGCGGGAGGCCGACGCCGGCGACCGCACCGGGACGGAGGCCGGCGAGCCGTCGCGGGACGGGGAGCGGCGGGACGTCGCCGCGGGGCGGGGCGCGGCGCCGTCGGCGCCACCGATGGCCAAGTCCCGCGGATCCGGCGGCGGGACCGCGAGGGGAGGCGCAGGGTCGTGACCACGCCGCGGACGGGGGGATCGGACCCGGCGGCCATCGCCGCCGGGTCCGCGCCGTCCGGCGCCGGGGGGACGGCCGCCGACGGCCGGTGTCCCCCCGTGGCGGAGGTGGTGGTCGACATCGTCGCCCCCGACGTGGACCGCGTGTTCCACTTCCTCGTGCCTCCGGGACTCCGGGACCGGCTGGAGGTGGGACACCGGGTGACCGTGCCCTTCGGCCCCCGTCGGGTGGAGGGGACCGTGGTGGGCTTCACCGAGCAGCCGGGCGTGCCGCCTGAGCGCCTGCGCCCCATCGCCGCCCTGCGCGATCCCGTCCCCGTCCTGACCCCCGCCCTCATCGATCTCGCCCGCTGGATGGAGGACCGCTACCTCTGCCTGTTCGTCCAGGCGCTGCGCGCCATGTTGCCCCCCGGGGCGCGCGGCGATCGGGTGCGCCTGGCGCCCCGCCGTTGGGTGCGCCTGCTGCTGGACCCGGCGGAGGCCCGCCATCGGGCCGAGACCCTGGCCCGGCGGGCGCCGCGGCAGGCCGCGGTGCTGGAGCGCCTCGCCCAGGCGGCTCCCGCCGCGGTGCCCCAGGGGCCGCTGCTGGCGGCCGCCGGGGCGGGCCCAGAGGCGGTCAAGGCGCTGGCCCGCAAGGGGTGGGTCGCCGTGGAGGAGCGCGAGCCGGAGCCGGACGAACCGGCCGCGGCGTCAGAGCCGGCGGCGCGGCCGCCGGCTCTGACGCCGGAGCAGGCGGCGGCCTGGCGCCGCCTGGAGGCGGCCCTGGCGGCCGTGCTGGGCGACGCGGCGGGCGGCGACGCCCCGCCGTCCGGCGGGGGCGTCGCCGCCCGCCGCGGCCGGGGAACCGGCCCCGGCGCGGCCCGCGGCGGGCCGGCGACCGAGCCCGCGGCCTTCCTCCTGCACGGCGTCACCGGCAGCGGCAAGACGGAGATCTACCTGCGGGCCATCGCCGCGGCGCTGGCCCGGGGCCGCGGCGCCATCTGCCTGGTGCCGGAGATCGCCCTGACGCCGCAGACCGTGGCGCGCTTCCGGGCCCGCTTCGGCTCGCGGGTGGCGGTGCTGCACAGCGCCATGACCCCGGCCCAGCGGCTCGCCACCTGGCGGGCCATCCGCGCCGGGCGCAAGCCGGTGGTGGTGGGGGCGCGCTCCGCGGTCTTCGCCCCCGTGCCCAACCTCGGCCTGATCGTGGTGGACGAGGAGCACGAGACCAGCTACAAGCAGGAGGAGGCGCCGCGGTACCACGCGCGGGAGGTGGCCCTGGCCCGGGCGCGGCTGGAGGGGGCGATGGTGATCCTGGGCAGCGCCACCCCCGCGGTCGAGACGTACCACCGGGCCCTGGAGGGCGAACTGGGGCTGCTGGAGCTGGGGCGGCGCATCGGCGAGCGCCCCCTGCCCGCGGTGGAGATCGTGGACATGCGGCGGGAGTTCGGGCTGGGGCATCGCGCCCTCTTCAGCCGCCGCCTCGTGGACCTGCTGCGGCAGCGGCTGGCCGCGGGCGAGCAGGTGCTGCTCTTCCTCAACCGCCGCGGCTACCACACCGTGCTCCTCTGCCGGGAGTGCGGGTTCGTCCTGCGCTGTCCCCACTGCGACGTCACGCTGACCGTGCATCAGCTGGCCTCGGGGCGGCGGGTCTGCCGGTGCCACTACTGCGACCACCGCCAGGTGCCGCCGGCGCTGTGCCCCCGCTGCGGGGGCGTGGCCCTTCACCCCTTCGGGCTCGGCACCCAGAAGGTGGAGGAGGCCGCCCGGCGCCTCTTCCCCGGCGCCCGCATCCAGCGCATGGACGCGGACGTCACCGCCCGGCGCGGCACCCACGAGGCCATCTACCGGCGGTTCGCCGCGGGGCAGATCGACATCTTGATCGGCACCCAGATGATCGCCAAGGGCTGGGACGTCCCCGGCGTGACCCTGGTCGGCGTGGTGTCAGCCGACACCGCGCTGCACATGCCCGACTTCCGACGGCAGGAGCGCACGTTCCAGCTGTTGGAGCAGGTGGCGGGCCGAGCGGGGCGCGGGCCCCGGCGCGGCCTGGTGCTGATCCAGACCTACAGCCCCGACCATCCCTGCCTCCAGGCGGTGGCGCGCCACGACTACCGGGCGATGTACCGCCTGGAGGCCGCGGAGCGCCGCGAGCTAGGGTTTCCGCCCTTCGGGCATCTGATCCGCGCGGTGGTGGCCGGGCCCGAACGGGCGCCGGTGGAACAGGCGGCCAGCCGGCTGGCGGCCGCGTGGCGGCGGGCGGTGGACGAGGCGGCGGTGCCGGGGGCACGGGTCACCCCCGCGGCCCCGGCGCCCATCGAGCGGTTGCGCGGTCGCTGGCGCTGGCACGTCCTGGCCCGGGCCGTCGACGGCGCGGCCCTGCGGGCCGCCACCCGGGCGGTGATGGAGCGGCTGCGCGAGGCGTGGCCGCGGGACGTGCAGGTCCAGCTGGACGTGGATCCCTTCAGCATGCTATAGCCCGGCGCGTCCCCGCCGGTCGTGCGGGCCCTGGGAACAGGTAAAATCGAAGTTGGATGGGAGGGATGCCGATGGCCGAGGGCCCGCGGCGGCAGGGGCGGCGCGGGGACCGGCGACCGCAGGCCGAGCCGCTGCCCATCGTCAAGGGCGCGGACCAACCGGTGTTGCGGACGCCGGCCCAGCCGGTCCCCAAGGTGACGCGGGAGATCCGGCGGCTGCTGGACCGCATGGCGGCCACCATGTACGCCGCCGACGGGATCGGCCTGGCGGCCCCGCAGGTCGGCGTCTCCAAGCGCATCATCGTGGTCGACGTCGGCGACGGGCTGATCGAGCTGATCAACCCCGAGATCGTGCGCCGGGGCGAGGCGACGGAGGCCGGCTACGAGGGCTGCCTCTCGCTGCCGCGCATCCTGGCGGAGGTGGAGCGGCCCACGTCCGTCCAGGTGACCGGCCTCGATCGGCGCGGTCGCCGCGTCTGGGTGGAGGCGGAGGGCCTGCTGGCCCGGTGCCTGCAGCACGAGATCGACCACCTGGACGGCGTGCTGATCACCGACCGCGCCCGCAAGGTGGTGGAGCTGCCGCCGGAGAGCGAGCTGCGGGTGGTCTTCATGGGCACCCCGGCCTTCGCCGTGCCCAGCCTGGAGGAACTCCTGCGGCGGCAGGTGCGGGTGGTCGGCGTGGTCACCCAGCCGGACCGCCCCCAGGGTCGGGGGCTGGCGCCGGCGGCGCCGCCGGTCAAGGTGGTGGCCCAGGCGCACGACCTGCCCGTGCTGCAGCCCGAGCGGCTGGACGAGGCGGTGGTCGCGCAGCTGGAGGCGTGGCGGCCCGACCTGCTGGTGGTGGTCGCCTACGGCAAGATCCTGCCGCCCGCGGTGCTGGCGGTGCCGCGGCTGGGGGCCATCAACCTCCACGCCTCCCTGCTCCCCCGCCACCGCGGAGCGGCACCGATCCAGCGGGCGATCCTGGCCGGCGACCGGGTGACCGGCGTCAGCACCATGTGGATGGACGAGGGCCTGGACACGGGCGACATCATCCTCCAGCGGGAGGTCCCGCTGGACGAGGCGATCACGGCGGGCCAGCTCCACGACCGTCTGGCCCGGGCGGGTGCCGAGCTCCTGGGCGAGACCCTGCGCCTGGTGGCCGAGGGCAAGGCGCCGCGCCGTCCCCAGGACCCGGCGCAGGCGACGTCGGCGCCCAGGTTGCGGCCCGAGGAGGAGTGGGTGGACTGGAACCGGCCCGCCGTCGAGGTGGCCCGGCGGATCCGCGCCTTGGATCCGCGGCCGGGCGCCCGCACCCTCTGGCGCGGTCGGATCCTCAAGCTGTTTGGCGCCACCGTGACGCCACCCCAGGCGGCCGCGCCGGGGGCCGACGGGGCCAAGGCGACCGGGGCCGGAGGCGACCGGGGGCCGGAGCCCCGCGGCGGGCAGGGAGGGGCGGCGTCGGCGGATCCACCGGCACCGCCGCCGGGGACCATCGTGGCCGTGCGGCCCGAGGCCGTGGCCGTGCAGTGCCTGAACGAACCGGTGTGGATCCGCCGCCTGCAGCCGGCGGGCCGGCGGCCCCTGACGCCCCAGGAGATGGTCAACGGCTACCGCTTGGCCGTGGGCGAGCGCTTGCTCGCCCCGGCGGAGGCCGGTTCGTCCGATGCGGCGTCCGCCGGCCCGGCGCCCCACGGCCCGGGCGTCGAGGCCGTGGAGGCCCGCGGCCGCTAGGGTCGCGGCCGGGATGCTGCGCCGGACTTCCCCTCCGCCGGGGATCTGGGGTCGGCCGGGCTGCGGTCCCGGCGGCGGAGACCCGACCTCGGGCGGTGGGCGGTCGACGGGCCCGGCTTGTCGGGGGGCGGCGCGGTGGGGCTCGCGGCGCGCCGTGCCGAGCGGAGCCCGGGCGCCGGGGTCGACGCCCACCCGGTCCGGGCGCCAGGGCGTGAGCGGGCCGGGACGCCGGCGGCGAGCGGTGCCCTCGCCGCCGGCGGGAGCGCAGGTTGACTTGGTTTCCGAAAGGAGGGCGTGGACGTGTTCGTCTTCGACCCCCTGTACATGCTGTTCGTCGGGCCGGCCCTGCTGCTGGCGCTGTGGGCGCAGAGCAAGGTCTCGTCGGCCTACGCTACCTACGCCCGGGTGCGGGCGGCCAACGGCCTCACCGGGGCGGAGGTGGCGCGGCAGCTGCTGCACCAGGCGGGGATCGACGACGTGCGGGTCGAGCCCATCGGCGGGCGGCTGACCGACCACTACGACCCGCGCAGCAAGGTGGTGCGCCTGTCGGAGGGCGTCTACTACGGCTCCACCGTGGCGGCCCAGGGGATTGCCGCCCACGAGGTCGGCCATGCGATCCAACACGCCACGGGGTACGTGTGGCTCGGCCTGCGCAACGCCATCATCCCCGCCACCCAGTTCGGCTCGCAGCTGGCGTTTCCGCTGTTCTTCCTAGGACTCATCCTGAACCTGACGTCGCTGGTCGACCTGGGCATCCTGTTGTTCAGCCTGGCGGTGCTGTTCCAGGTGATCACCCTGCCCGTGGAGTTCAACGCCTCCAGCCGCGCGCTGGCGGCCCTGGCCGGCGGCGGCTACCTCCGCGGGGAGGAGGTGCGGGGCGCCCGGGCGGTGCTGCAGGCGGCCGCCCTGACCTACGTGGCGGCCATGGTGATGGCGGTGATGCAGCTGCTCTACCTGCTGGCCCTGCGCGGGCGCCGGGAGTGAGGCGATGATCGCAGCTGGTGACGGCCAGCGGGGGGCGCCGGCGGGGCGCCCCCTCGACGTGGAGGGCGCGGGGGGCGACGGGACGCGGGGGGAGCCGGGCGGCGGCACCGGTGGCCCCTCGTCGGGCGCGCCCCCCGGCGCGGCGCCGCCGGCCGCACGGCCACCGGTGCCCACCGGCGCCCACCGCGCCGCCGTGGGCGGCGGCACGGCCAAGGACGCTGCGGCACGGGCCGGGGAGGGTGCGCCGGCGCGGCCTCCCGTGCCGGCGGGTGCAGGCGGCGTGGGGCGCCAGGGGGCGCCGGGCGCGGCGGGGGCCCCGGTCCGCGCCGGCGTGGCGACGGGCGCCGGTGACCCGGGGCGCGCTCCCGTGGCCCCACGCGCAGGCGACGCGGCGCGCCCCCGCACGCCGGGGAGCGGCGCCGCCGTCAGCGGCCGGGACGCGGCCTTCCAGGCGCTCCTGGCCGCGGAGACGGGGTCGGTCTACGTGGACCAGGCCCTGACCAGGGTCCTGCGTCGGGCCGCGCTCTCCGCCCGCGAGCGGGCGCTGGCCACCGAGCTGGCCTACGGCGTGGCCCGGCGCCAGGGGACGCTGGACTGGGCCCTGGCGCACTTCTCCCGCCGGGCGCCGGAGCGCCTGGACCCGCCGGTGCGGGTCGCCCTGCGGCTGGGCGCCTACCAGCTCTGGTACCTGGACCGCATCCCCGCCCACGCCGCCGTGGACGAGTCCGTCCGGCTGGTGCGCCGCCACGGCCCGGCCTATGCCGCCGGGTACGTCAATGCCGTCCTGCGCGCCGCCGTCCGCCGCGGCTTCCCCCACGCGGCCGTGCCGCCGCGGGAGCGGGACCTGGCGGGCCACCTGGCCCTGGTCCATGCCCACCCGCGGTGGCTGGTGGACCGCTGGCTGGCCCGGCTGGGGCCGGAGGAGACCGAGCGGCTGCTGGCGGCCAACAACCGGGTCCCCCCGCTGTCGGCCCGCGTCAACCGGCTGCGCGCCGAGCCCCAGGCGGTGGCCGCCGCCCTGGCCGACCGGGGGGTGCCGGTGGAGCCGGGCCGGTTCGTCCCCGAGGCCTTGCGCATCGGCCACGGCGTGCAGCCGGCGGAGCTCGAGGCCTTCCGGGAGGGGGCCTTGACGTGGCAGGACGAGAGCTCCATGCTGGCGGTGCACGTCCTCGACCCCCAGCCGGGGGAGCTGGTGGTGGACGTGGCCGCCGCCCCGGGCGGCAAGTCCACCCACATCGCCGAGCGCATGGGCGACCGCGGCCGGGTGGTGGCCTGCGACGTCGATCGGCGCCGGCTGGCCAAGGTGGGCGAGGCGGCCCGGCGGCTGGGCCTGCGATGCATCGAGCGCCTGGCGTTGGACGGGCGCCGGTTGCCCGAGCGGCTGGGCGGGCGAGCCGATCGGGTCCTGGCCGACGTGCCGTGTACCGGCCTGGGCGTCATCGCCCGGCGACCCGACCTGCGCTGGCGCAAGGCGCCGGGGGACGTGGAGGCCCTGGCCCGGCTGCAGCGGGAGCTGTTGCGGGCCGCGGCGGCCTGCCTCCGGCCGGGGGGCGTGCTGGTCTACAGCACGTGCACCACGGAGCCCGAGGAGAACCAGCAGGTCGTCGAGGCCTTCCTGGCGGAGGCAGGCGGCGCCCTGGTCGCAGAGGACCTGCGGCCCTGGCTGCCGGCGCCGCTTCAAGACGAACCCGGCACCGAGCGAGGCTGGATCCAGCTCTGGCCCCATCGCCACGGGGTCGACGGGTTCTTCATCGCGCGGCTGCGGCGGGTGCGGTGAGCCGAAGCCCCGGTCCGGGCGGCCCGGCAGTCGAAGCCCGGGGCCAGGCGGCCCGGCGGCCTTGGCGGCCCGGGGGACGATGCCGGGGCGGGGCCCGGCAGCCGATGCCCGGGCGAGGGCCGGCCCGGCGAGGGGGAGCGGCACCGGGCGGGGCCCCGCCCGCGTCGCTGCCGAGGCGGGCGAGGTGAGGTGCCATGGCGGAGAGCAGGGGGCCACGGATGGTCGCGGCGGACTCCACGACGGTCCCGGCGACGGGCGGCGAACCGGCGGCGGCCGGTCCGGTGGCGGCAGGCGCCCCTGGGGACGCCGCCGGGTCCGGCCCGGCGGGGCGGGACGCGACGCCCGACCTCCTGCCCGTGCCCACCCGCCAGTGGGTCGGCCTGCTGCCGGAGGAACTGGCCGCAGCGCTGGCGACGTGGGGCGAGCCGTCGTACCGCGGCCAGCAGATCTTCACCTGGATGCACCGGCGCGGCGTGACGCGCTTCGCGGCGATGACCGACCTGCCCAAGGCGCTGCGGAGGCGCCTCGCCGCCCTGGGCGACCCGGTGGTCCCGGAAGTGCGAGCCGTCCAGGTCGACCCGGAGGATGGCACCCGCAAGTACCTGTTGGAGCTGGCCGACGGGCAGCTGATCGAGACCGTGCTGATGCGCTACCGGTACGGCCTCAGCCTCTGCGTCTCCAGCCAGGTGGGCTGCGCCATGGGGTGCCGGTTCTGTGCGTCGACCCTGGGCGGACTGGTGCGCAACCTGAGCGCGGCGGAGATGGCCGGCCAGCTGTTGGTGGTCAACCGCCACCTGGTCGTCCAGGGGGAGCGGGTGAGCCACCTGGTGGTCATGGGCATCGGCGAGCCGCTGCAGAACCTGGATGCCACCCTCCGCTTCCTGCGGATCGCCCACCACCCCAAGGGCGCGGGGATCAGCTATCGGCACATGACGGTCTCGACCTCGGGGCTGGTGCCCCAGATCCGCCGGCTGGCCGAGGAGGGCCTGCCCATCACGCTGGCGGTGTCCCTCCACGCGCCCAACGACGCGCTGCGCAGCTGGCTGATGCCGGTCAACCGCCGCTGGCCCATGGCCGAGCTGATGGACGCGTGTCGCGAGTACGTCCAGCGGACGGGACGGCGCATCACCTTCGAATACGTGTTGATCGAGGACGTCAACGACCGCCCGGAGCACGCCGCGGAGTTGGCCGACGTGTTGGCGGGCCTTGGGGGTCCCGTGCACGTGAACCTGATCCCGTGGAACCCCGTCAGCGAGCGACCGTTCAAGGCGCCGTCGCCCCAACGGGTCGAGGCCTTCGCCGCCGCCCTGCGCCGGCGCGGGGTCAACGTGACGGTGCGGCGGCAGCTGGGGCGGCGGATCGAGGCGGCCTGCGGCCAGCTGCGCCGGCGGGCGCTGGCGGCGGCGGGAGACGGGTCGAGCTGAGGGACGGCGGCGGCGCCGGCGCTGCCCAGCCTGGCGGGGGCGCGGCGGGGGGCCGGCGGGGCCGGTCGCGACCCACCGGTGCGCGAGGGACGCGAGGGAGATGGGCGCTCGCGCCGAATCCTCAAGCCGTCGGGATGCTCGCGCCTGAGGGATGCGGTGGGGGGGCGTCGCGCGGCCGCGGGGGCCGTCGCCGGGAGCGGCGGCGGCCGGGTCCCGCGACGCCTCGGGCCGGTGGCCTGTCCGCACATCGCCGGGTGAGGGGATGGCCCGGGGCAGGCCCGCCGGCCTCCGCGGCGCACGGAGGGAGAGGGCATGCCGGTGTTGCGCCTGGCCGCCCGCACCCACCCCGGGTGGGTGCGGGAGAACAACGAAGACGCCTACCTGGCCGAAGCCCTGCCGGGCGACGACGGCTGGCTGGTCGCCGTCGCCGACGGCATGGGGGGCCATCGTGCCGGGGAGGTGGCCAGCTGGCTGGCCCTGCGCACCCTGCGGGAGCAGGTCGTCGCCGGCGCCGCCCTCGCCGACGCGGTGCTGGCGGCCAACGAGGAGGTCTTCCGGCGCCAGGCGGGCGATCCGGGCCTCAGCGGCATGGGGACCACGCTGACGGCGGCGGTCATCGGCCGCGGCGGTGCCGTCGAGCTCTGCCACGTCGGCGACTCGCGGGCCTACCTGCTGCGGCAGGGCTACCTCGCCCGCCTCACCCGCGACCACTCGCTGGTGGAGGAGTTCGTCCGCAGTGGTGCGCTGACGGAGCAGGAGGCTCGTCGCCACCCCCAGCGCAACCTGCTCACGCGGGCCATCGGCACCGACGCCTCGGTGCCCGTGGATGAGACCACGGTCCAGCTCGAGCCCTCGGATCTGTTGCTCCTCTGCAGCGACGGCCTCAGCGAGGCGCTCCCCGACGCCATGCTGGCCGACCTGCTCGCCGCGGGCGGACCGGGCGACGTGGTGGCCCGGGTCGACGCCCTGATCCAGGC
The sequence above is drawn from the Thermaerobacter sp. FW80 genome and encodes:
- a CDS encoding YicC/YloC family endoribonuclease; protein product: MGVVRSMTGFGRASAQSGQYRLGVEVRTVNHRFLDVAVRLPREYAGLEERIRRAVAQHIERGRVDVSVRVDRLTSPVRAIHVDRELAHAYYEALKELRRSLRLPGSIDVDMLLGLPDILRVEHAEDDVDALWGDLEPALAEALGQVVAMREAEGRVLTRDLEERAARVERQVEAIAGRAPAVVEAYHRRLQARLEEWGLQAVDPQRIAAEVALMAERSDISEECVRLRSHCRQFRALLAGGGPVGRRLEFLLQEMHREITTIGAKAGDLEIAGRVVDVKAELEKMREQVQNVE
- the gmk gene encoding guanylate kinase; this translates as MEAGRRDAARTGRRRSDGDPWPGLMIVLSAPSGAGKGTIRERLQQRLPDLLYAVSVTTRPRRPHEVDGVDYHFVTPEEFQRLVEAGELVEWARVYGNYYGTPREPMETWLREGRDVICEKDVQGALKLMDIYPEAVYIFAMPPSLAELKRRLERRGTESPEARRQRLASADMEMACVDRYDYVVVNDDPDRAADDILAIIRAEKLRARRQRHLVEQVRAGGRIGG
- the rpoZ gene encoding DNA-directed RNA polymerase subunit omega yields the protein MERQKRGESPRVTLDELLEKVDSKYTLVVLAARRARQLVDGAEPVVESQAAKPVTVALEELAAGKLSYVPGKAGIK
- the remA gene encoding extracellular matrix/biofilm regulator RemA yields the protein MDIKLVNIGFGNIVSAHRIVAIVSPESAPIKRMVSEARDDGRLIDATYGRRTRAVIIADSNHIILSAVQPETVAHRLLSAREGE
- the coaBC gene encoding bifunctional phosphopantothenoylcysteine decarboxylase/phosphopantothenate--cysteine ligase CoaBC, translating into MAPGEGTPHASPLAERRVILGVSGGIAAYKAAELARRLQERGARVVTILTAGAARFVTPLTFAALTHEPVYTADDLWTPRRGVEHVRLADEADLVIVAPATAHLLGQLAAGMAGDLLTTVILATGLRVPVLLAPAMNSHMWAHPAVQANVARLRAWGYRVMDPEHGPLAEGYAGVGRMPEPAAIVARAEALLAARRDLEGRTVLVTAGPTREPLDPIRFLSNRSSGKMGFALAEAARDRGARVVLVTGPVHLPDPAGVQVIRVETAAQMLEAVLRHAPAADAVIKAAAVADFRPARPAAHKIKKEAGAPVVELEPTPDILKELGRRKAPGQVLVGFAAETQDLLENANRKIREKNLDLIVLNDVTQPGAGFEVDTNIVTLVYRDGRHEALPPMPKRQVADAILDRLPWPRVRREADAGDRTGTEAGEPSRDGERRDVAAGRGAAPSAPPMAKSRGSGGGTARGGAGS
- a CDS encoding DUF402 domain-containing protein; this translates as MARPPCAGPAAGGPSRPVTEVEVEARLATGGLKATWQGVMVEGPGWWCVAAIWTRRPTQAGPLTFAPGDRLLEVYWADRWYNVFRVAAPEPAGRLRRGARRLKGYYVNLATPARLAEAGTAACRRPPAGAGRPRLVYVDGVLDAVVLPDGRWRWLDRAEFRHLLGLGGRGRGTARCGSATAGAGPDAGAGGPARSAGAGPDEATGTVDRAAWIAAARRLAVRLARDAQAFVAGLVPWDDLERALDGAGTVPVAPGADHRQPGTAGRERAPG